The proteins below are encoded in one region of Calliopsis andreniformis isolate RMS-2024a unplaced genomic scaffold, iyCalAndr_principal scaffold0048, whole genome shotgun sequence:
- the LOC143187512 gene encoding E3 ubiquitin-protein ligase Rnf220-like, with product MLHAPSATDGTPHGRWETYKRIKANRQARIRVKNRKRKADEPSCPVCSERLSGTPEELNQHVERCLNKHNNGNSAGQNNLDEEEVDVEGDAETFEEYEWAGQRRVRATSMLVGGFSAAGLATSSSNRSSAGNGGSNQQDDEDVDLVVDGDDVAEFGPSQYSEADVIAPHLEGTPREQKERDALREAVISPNAPNTPHITHTPEQISQSLVEVKPEPGATTPLMHSEQEEGISSSPRRDGDTPVIEALRGRIRELEAEIRGQPFKCLICMEQYKKPVTSVCCWHVHCEQCWLHTLGAKKLCPQCNMITSPSDLRRIYM from the exons ATGCTTCATGCCCCATCAGCTACTGATGGAACGCCTCATGGACGATGGGAGACTTACAAGAGAATTAAAGCTAATAGACAG GCTAGAATCCGCGTGAAGAATCGGAAAAGAAAAGCGGATGAACCTTCGTGTCCCGTTTGCAGTGAAAGACTGTCTGGTACGCCTGAAGAATTGAATCAACACGTCGAAAGATGtttaaacaaacataataatggcaATTCCGCGGGGCAAAATAATTTAGATGAAGAAGAGGTAGATGTTGAAGGAGACGCTGAAACTTTCGAGGAATATGAATGGGCTGGACAAAGAAGAGTGCGAGCCACTTCAATGCTTGTTGGAGGATTTTCTG CTGCAGGACTGGCAACATCATCGAGTAATCGATCGTCAGCCGGAAATGGTGGGTCAAATCAACAAGACGATGAGGATGTAGATCTTGTGGTTGACGGCGACGATGTTGCCGAGTTTGGTCCATCACAGTATTCCGAAGCTGATGTGATTGCACCACATTTGGAAGGTACGCCAAGGGAACAGAAAGAAAGAGATGCACTTCGAGAAGCTGTGATTTCGCCTAACGCGCCAAATACACCACACATAACACATACACCCGAGCAGATCAGTCAAAGTTTAGTTGAAGTGAAACCTGAGCCAGGAGCAACGACACCTTTGATGCACTCTGAACAAGAAGAAGGCATTTCGTCTTCGCCTAGAAGAGATGGCGATACACCGGTGATTGAGGCTCTTAGAGGAAGAATCCGAGAATTAGAAGCTGAAATTCGAGGGCAACCATTCAAGTGTCTCATCTGCATG GAGCAATACAAGAAACCTGTGACTTCTGTCTGTTGTTGGCACGTGCATTGTGAGCAGTGTTGGCTGCATACATTG GGTGCGAAAAAGCTCTGCCCGCAATGCAACATGATAACATCGCCCTCAGATTTACGTCGAATCTACATGTAA